The proteins below come from a single Cylindrospermopsis raciborskii Cr2010 genomic window:
- the map gene encoding type I methionyl aminopeptidase produces the protein MNTKQIILLSAREIEKMRRAGSLAAQLLQHLEPLVKPGVTTQELNDEAEAWTQAHGAKSAPLGYMGFPKSICTSLNEVICHGIPSSQRVLKKGDIINIDVTPVLDGYHGDTSKTFIVGEARPIAKKLVEVTQKCLYLGIAEIRPGGRIGDIGAAIQEHAEGHGFSVVRDFVGHGINKIFHTAPDIPHFGTRGTGRLLRPGMVFTIEPMINEGSYEFEMLADGWTAITRDRKLSAQFEHTIAVTENGVEILTLP, from the coding sequence ATGAACACCAAACAAATTATTCTTTTGTCTGCACGAGAAATAGAAAAAATGCGACGTGCTGGAAGTCTAGCAGCTCAGCTATTACAACACCTAGAACCCTTGGTTAAACCTGGTGTAACCACTCAAGAACTGAATGATGAAGCGGAAGCATGGACACAAGCTCATGGAGCCAAGAGCGCACCCTTGGGTTATATGGGCTTTCCTAAATCAATTTGTACTAGTTTAAATGAAGTAATTTGTCATGGCATTCCTAGTTCACAACGGGTTCTCAAGAAGGGTGATATTATTAACATTGATGTAACGCCTGTATTAGATGGTTATCATGGAGATACATCTAAAACCTTTATTGTAGGTGAAGCTAGGCCCATAGCCAAAAAATTGGTAGAGGTGACACAGAAGTGTTTGTATTTAGGTATTGCAGAAATTAGACCTGGTGGGAGAATTGGTGACATTGGTGCTGCTATTCAAGAGCATGCGGAGGGTCATGGGTTTTCGGTGGTGCGGGATTTTGTCGGTCATGGAATTAATAAGATTTTTCATACTGCACCAGACATTCCTCATTTTGGCACTAGGGGGACTGGTAGATTATTAAGACCGGGTATGGTCTTTACCATTGAACCAATGATTAATGAGGGTTCCTATGAGTTTGAGATGTTAGCTGATGGGTGGACTGCTATTACAAGGGATAGAAAACTTTCTGCTCAGTTTGAGCATACTATAGCGGTAACGGAAAATGGGGTGGAGATTCTTACTTTGCCATAG
- a CDS encoding thioredoxin family protein yields the protein MVRTASTMLPLGTLAPDFNLPDVVSNKTVSLADFAHKKGLLVIFLSRHCPFVQHIKLELAQLGKDYLQSNLGIVAISANDINSHPDDAPEFLKSFAQELDLTYPLLFDETQKTAKDFFAACTPDFFLFDGERKLSYRGQLDDSRPGNNEPVNGKDLRAAINAVLSDREVNRNQKPSIGCNIKWRLGNEPVYFQNQAIAVS from the coding sequence ATGGTCAGAACCGCTTCCACAATGTTACCGTTGGGTACTTTAGCTCCAGATTTTAATTTGCCCGATGTGGTTTCTAACAAGACAGTTTCTTTGGCTGATTTTGCCCATAAGAAGGGTTTGTTAGTCATTTTTTTGAGTCGTCATTGTCCCTTTGTGCAACACATCAAGTTAGAGTTGGCACAATTGGGCAAAGATTATTTACAAAGTAATCTGGGAATAGTAGCAATTAGTGCCAATGATATCAATAGTCATCCCGACGATGCACCGGAGTTTTTAAAAAGCTTCGCCCAAGAATTGGATCTAACTTATCCTCTACTTTTTGATGAAACCCAGAAAACCGCCAAGGACTTTTTTGCCGCTTGTACTCCCGATTTCTTTCTCTTTGATGGTGAGCGCAAACTGAGCTATCGCGGGCAATTAGATGACAGTCGTCCCGGTAATAATGAACCGGTCAATGGGAAGGATTTACGAGCCGCGATCAATGCTGTTTTGTCTGATAGAGAGGTGAACCGAAACCAAAAACCCAGCATTGGTTGCAATATTAAATGGCGTCTTGGAAATGAGCCTGTTTATTTCCAAAACCAAGCGATCGCAGTTTCCTGA
- a CDS encoding YeeE/YedE family protein yields MKTYTQPEKLIVAIAPVGISGVIGAFIFGIGMQLGGACGCGTLYTIGSGNYTMIITLITFCLGSFCASISQDLWSGLPQIPPIVLGETIGWKNAVIVQLIIFFFLAIIVGIWTKNSPTSPKNSSWRNFLYNPWSIFTGGIILGLLNWLTLVISGQPWRITWGFALWMAKIAMFLGWNPSSSKFWDGDPALSSSVLADTTSIMNLGLILGALLAAGLAGKLIPQTATNPSTLLSKAVGGLIMGFGAFAAFGCNIGAFFSGIASTSLHGWLWIIFALLGTFLIIKFTFPQTKLGAIK; encoded by the coding sequence ATGAAAACATACACTCAACCGGAAAAATTAATTGTGGCGATCGCCCCTGTAGGAATATCAGGAGTGATAGGAGCATTTATCTTTGGGATAGGGATGCAATTAGGTGGAGCTTGTGGTTGTGGCACACTTTACACTATAGGTAGTGGCAATTATACCATGATCATCACCCTAATCACCTTTTGTTTGGGGTCATTTTGTGCCAGCATAAGCCAAGACCTTTGGTCTGGATTACCGCAAATCCCCCCCATAGTCTTAGGTGAAACCATTGGTTGGAAGAATGCAGTAATTGTCCAACTAATCATTTTTTTCTTTTTAGCGATAATAGTGGGTATTTGGACTAAAAACAGTCCCACCTCGCCAAAAAATAGCAGCTGGAGAAATTTTTTATACAATCCATGGTCGATATTTACGGGAGGGATTATTTTAGGGTTACTAAACTGGTTAACCCTAGTAATTTCTGGACAACCCTGGCGAATCACCTGGGGGTTTGCATTGTGGATGGCTAAAATTGCCATGTTTTTGGGCTGGAACCCATCCAGTAGCAAATTTTGGGATGGGGATCCAGCACTTTCCAGTTCAGTCCTAGCGGATACCACCTCAATCATGAACCTAGGTTTGATTCTAGGTGCATTATTGGCAGCTGGTTTAGCTGGTAAATTAATACCACAAACGGCAACTAACCCCTCAACACTCCTTTCTAAAGCAGTGGGTGGACTAATCATGGGTTTCGGAGCTTTTGCTGCTTTTGGATGTAATATTGGTGCCTTTTTCAGTGGCATTGCTTCCACCAGCTTACACGGTTGGCTGTGGATTATTTTTGCCCTATTAGGTACTTTCTTGATTATTAAGTTCACTTTCCCCCAAACTAAATTAGGGGCAATCAAGTAA
- a CDS encoding sulfite exporter TauE/SafE family protein — MFTTSFIAGSLNAVAGGGSFITFPTLIFVGISPITANASNNTALWIASMASAGAYRRNLRIPKKEFLVLCVTSLIGGVIGSVILLYTSPNVFKNLLPYLLLSATLIFTFNDVFQKWLQVQNQRSLDTPTAPLWVLVIAQLAISVYGGFFGAGLGILMLATLSFLGIKNIHSMNAFKAFLGSCINGIAIFPFMYAGMIAWHQTILMAIGGSLGGYLCAHYAYKLKPSFVKTIVIVTGFSMTIYFFIRS, encoded by the coding sequence TTGTTTACTACTTCCTTTATTGCTGGTTCACTAAATGCTGTAGCAGGAGGTGGTAGTTTTATTACCTTTCCTACTCTTATATTTGTTGGTATATCCCCAATCACTGCCAATGCCAGCAATAATACTGCTTTATGGATTGCTTCTATGGCTAGTGCAGGTGCCTATAGGCGTAATTTACGCATACCAAAGAAAGAATTTTTAGTTCTATGTGTTACCAGTTTGATTGGGGGAGTAATTGGATCTGTAATTTTGTTATACACATCACCAAATGTTTTTAAAAACTTACTACCCTATCTATTGCTATCAGCGACACTAATTTTCACCTTTAATGATGTATTTCAAAAATGGTTACAGGTGCAAAATCAAAGATCCTTGGATACCCCAACCGCCCCTTTGTGGGTTCTGGTAATTGCTCAACTAGCAATTTCCGTTTACGGTGGTTTTTTTGGTGCAGGTCTGGGGATTTTAATGTTAGCAACTTTAAGTTTTTTAGGTATTAAAAATATTCACTCTATGAATGCTTTTAAAGCCTTTCTCGGTAGTTGTATCAATGGTATTGCCATCTTTCCCTTTATGTATGCTGGAATGATTGCCTGGCATCAAACTATACTAATGGCTATCGGCGGTTCCCTAGGTGGTTACTTGTGTGCTCATTACGCTTATAAGTTGAAACCCAGTTTCGTTAAAACAATTGTTATCGTTACTGGGTTCAGCATGACTATTTACTTTTTTATTCGTAGCTAA
- a CDS encoding carbonic anhydrase → MSQILKEVLTANQNYAETFGDKGNLPLPPARRFTILTCMDARLDPAKFAGLTEGDAHVIRNAGGRVSDDAIRSLVISSHIPHRKL, encoded by the coding sequence ATGAGTCAGATACTGAAAGAAGTTCTTACCGCTAATCAGAACTATGCTGAAACATTTGGTGATAAAGGCAATTTACCTTTACCTCCTGCGCGGAGATTTACCATTTTGACCTGTATGGATGCCCGTTTAGATCCGGCAAAATTTGCTGGATTAACCGAAGGTGATGCTCATGTAATTCGTAACGCGGGTGGAAGGGTCAGTGATGATGCTATCAGGTCTTTAGTGATTTCATCCCACATTCCGCACCGTAAGCTGTGA
- a CDS encoding SDR family NAD(P)-dependent oxidoreductase codes for MNNAGSARAGSFLDLDDQVFLDAWHLKVLGYIRFVRLVVPYFKQQSDGRIVNIIGFNLVNKSRILVKLLSKA; via the coding sequence ATTAATAATGCAGGGTCAGCTCGTGCTGGATCATTTTTAGATCTTGATGATCAAGTATTTTTAGATGCTTGGCACTTGAAAGTTTTAGGATACATTCGTTTTGTAAGATTGGTAGTTCCCTACTTCAAACAGCAAAGTGATGGAAGGATTGTAAATATTATTGGGTTTAATCTTGTAAATAAGTCCCGCATACTTGTTAAACTATTATCCAAGGCATAA
- the ssuE gene encoding NADPH-dependent FMN reductase: MADVLAIAGSPAHPSRTYGILEYATQLISEQGLETTIISVRDLPAEDLVYGRYNSPALEKPKELIQQASGIIIATPIYKAAYTGVLKSFLDLLPQKALSGKILLPFATGGTIAHLLAIEYALKPVLSELGARHILSTVYAVDKQIQFSQEGSIQLEEELAQRLHENVGELVRLVNSVKVNEQKLSVS, translated from the coding sequence ATGGCTGATGTGTTAGCTATTGCTGGTAGTCCTGCTCATCCTTCTAGAACATACGGGATTTTAGAGTATGCTACTCAGTTAATTTCTGAACAAGGTTTGGAAACAACTATTATTTCTGTCCGGGATTTGCCTGCTGAGGATTTAGTTTACGGGCGCTATAACAGTCCTGCACTGGAAAAGCCCAAAGAGCTGATACAGCAGGCTAGTGGTATCATAATTGCCACCCCTATTTATAAAGCTGCATACACAGGAGTACTCAAGTCTTTCTTAGACCTATTACCCCAAAAAGCTTTAAGCGGTAAGATACTACTTCCCTTTGCTACTGGTGGTACTATTGCCCATCTCTTAGCAATTGAATATGCTTTAAAACCAGTTTTATCTGAACTGGGTGCTAGGCATATTTTAAGTACAGTATATGCAGTAGATAAGCAAATTCAATTTTCCCAAGAGGGTTCGATTCAATTAGAAGAAGAGCTAGCCCAGAGACTACATGAAAATGTAGGAGAGTTGGTACGACTTGTTAATTCTGTAAAAGTTAATGAACAAAAGTTGTCAGTTTCCTAA
- a CDS encoding vWA domain-containing protein yields MLNLINRLKNNKTLLFAIYGSAGCLTAAILLGEPFLALTKSGNKPTTNPQAIVLLIDTSSSMSDGKLTEVKTAASQFVQRRNLEVDQIAVVNFGSAVATPAPLTNDINILNNAINQLLENGSTPMGEGINTAQDQLQATTLNKNIILFTDGIPDDPNFAYNSALSVRNAGIKLIAVATGGADTNYLTQITGDRSLVFYANSGQFDQAFSQAEAVIYKQLIESNTGENYTFTYSIFRIGGWTAFLSMGICLALIMGQNRYMRLPLLTAKKGIITIIGSLVAGTIAGASGQFLFVVLSVNTTFSGILGLEVITKIGGWVIVGAVVGAGTKFFVPNLNFKNALLGGTVGGGIGAGGFLITSSILGDIMGRLSGVSILGFFIGLMIAWIEQKQLNSEPYLLVHWTPTEQTRYLLGTRPISIGTSVNVEIPLSAADGFAPLTARIFKEGSDIIMEFDQEYARMKKMRVTTQSLKVGDVRKLGKITLEVKDKT; encoded by the coding sequence ATGTTGAACCTAATCAATCGCTTAAAAAACAACAAAACCCTATTATTTGCCATATATGGATCCGCTGGCTGTTTAACAGCAGCAATCTTGCTAGGAGAACCATTTCTAGCCCTAACCAAAAGTGGGAATAAACCCACAACAAATCCTCAAGCGATAGTCTTATTAATTGACACATCCTCAAGCATGAGTGATGGTAAATTAACGGAAGTTAAAACGGCCGCCAGTCAGTTTGTGCAACGTCGTAACTTAGAAGTAGATCAAATAGCAGTGGTGAATTTTGGCTCAGCAGTTGCAACCCCTGCTCCATTGACAAACGACATTAATATTTTAAATAATGCCATTAATCAACTATTAGAAAATGGCTCAACACCTATGGGAGAAGGTATTAACACTGCCCAAGATCAATTGCAAGCAACAACATTAAACAAAAATATCATTTTATTTACCGATGGAATACCAGATGATCCTAATTTTGCCTACAATTCAGCCCTGTCTGTGAGAAATGCAGGAATTAAACTAATTGCAGTAGCTACCGGAGGTGCAGACACTAATTATTTAACCCAAATCACAGGCGATCGCTCCCTAGTATTTTATGCTAATTCTGGTCAATTTGACCAAGCATTTAGCCAAGCAGAAGCGGTAATTTATAAACAGTTGATTGAATCCAACACTGGTGAAAACTATACTTTTACTTATTCCATATTCCGCATTGGTGGTTGGACAGCGTTTTTGTCCATGGGAATATGTTTGGCTTTAATTATGGGACAAAATCGCTATATGCGACTACCATTATTAACTGCGAAAAAGGGAATTATCACTATTATTGGTAGTCTGGTAGCAGGAACCATCGCAGGTGCAAGTGGACAATTTTTGTTTGTGGTATTGTCAGTGAATACAACATTTTCAGGAATCCTTGGTCTGGAAGTAATTACCAAAATTGGAGGTTGGGTGATTGTGGGAGCGGTGGTGGGAGCTGGCACAAAATTCTTCGTCCCCAATCTCAACTTCAAAAACGCCCTCCTGGGGGGAACTGTAGGTGGTGGAATCGGTGCTGGTGGCTTTCTAATTACATCAAGTATTCTAGGAGACATTATGGGACGCTTATCTGGTGTATCCATATTAGGGTTTTTTATCGGATTGATGATTGCTTGGATTGAACAAAAACAGTTAAACTCAGAGCCTTACTTGTTAGTGCATTGGACACCCACGGAGCAGACCAGATATTTACTGGGTACCAGGCCAATTTCCATAGGTACTTCTGTGAACGTGGAAATTCCCCTAAGTGCAGCAGACGGATTTGCACCGCTTACTGCTAGAATATTTAAGGAGGGAAGTGATATTATCATGGAGTTCGACCAAGAATATGCTAGGATGAAGAAAATGAGAGTTACTACTCAGAGTTTAAAGGTGGGTGATGTCCGTAAGTTGGGGAAAATTACCCTAGAAGTTAAAGATAAAACCTAA
- a CDS encoding IS1 family transposase — protein sequence MHCPNCGSSKIRKNGKRRGKQNHICVDCGRQFIDVYSPPKGYSEEVKQSCLRSYVNGMGFRAIERDKGVHHTTIIYWLKQIGSILPDAPPVEETPLVGELDELETFVGSKKNKIWLWTAVNHFRKNILAWVVGDHSSQAFQPLWDIVKLWQCFFYVTDGWRVYPSFIQPEDHIVSKTYMTRVEGENTRLRHYLARLHRKTLCYSKSVDMLRYSIKLLLHYLKYEVIPAFS from the coding sequence GTGCATTGTCCAAACTGCGGGTCTTCCAAAATCAGAAAGAATGGCAAACGTCGAGGTAAACAAAATCACATTTGTGTTGATTGTGGTCGTCAATTTATCGATGTCTATAGTCCACCTAAAGGCTATTCAGAAGAAGTTAAACAAAGTTGCCTGCGCTCTTATGTTAACGGTATGGGATTTAGAGCAATTGAACGCGATAAAGGCGTTCATCATACAACTATTATTTACTGGCTAAAACAAATTGGTTCCATACTTCCAGATGCTCCACCAGTTGAGGAAACACCCTTGGTAGGTGAGCTTGATGAGTTGGAGACCTTTGTGGGATCAAAAAAAAACAAAATATGGTTGTGGACAGCAGTAAATCACTTCCGTAAAAATATCCTGGCTTGGGTTGTGGGAGACCACAGCTCACAAGCATTTCAACCTTTGTGGGACATCGTTAAACTCTGGCAATGCTTTTTTTATGTTACTGATGGGTGGAGGGTTTATCCGAGTTTTATTCAGCCAGAGGATCATATTGTGAGCAAAACATATATGACTAGGGTAGAGGGTGAAAATACACGTTTACGTCACTACTTAGCGCGACTACATAGAAAAACGCTATGCTATTCAAAATCTGTAGATATGCTTAGGTATTCAATTAAATTATTACTTCACTATTTAAAGTATGAAGTAATACCCGCGTTTAGTTGA
- a CDS encoding Gfo/Idh/MocA family protein: protein MYNYGLFTEKSIGVGLIGTGYAAKHRSQAIKQDERANLIAIAGHSPESITALAKSYETQVSNSWEELVGREDVDLIVISTINSDHGKIARAALNNNKHLVVEYPLSLNLKDAEELIALAKDKKRLLHVEHIELLSGWHQVLKENLPMLGQLFYVRYSTMKAEHPARRKWTYNHQLFGFPLMGALSRLHRLIDVFGQVVTVNCHQRYWETEEEYYQGCLCTTQLCFADGLLAQVIYGKGETIWQSERKLEVSAENGGLILDGDKGIFIGSEDTRSIEIANRQGLFARDTKIVLDHIFHGSPLYVTAEQSLYTLKIADAARRAAETGLTIFLDQD from the coding sequence ATGTACAATTACGGACTGTTTACTGAAAAAAGCATAGGGGTAGGCCTGATTGGCACTGGGTATGCAGCCAAACACAGATCTCAAGCAATTAAGCAGGATGAGCGTGCGAATTTGATAGCTATTGCGGGACACTCTCCTGAATCGATAACTGCTTTGGCAAAAAGTTACGAAACCCAAGTAAGCAATTCTTGGGAGGAGTTAGTAGGAAGAGAAGATGTAGATTTAATAGTTATTTCTACAATCAACTCAGATCATGGTAAAATAGCCCGTGCGGCATTGAATAATAACAAACATTTGGTTGTTGAGTATCCTTTGTCGTTAAATCTTAAAGATGCGGAGGAATTAATTGCTTTAGCAAAGGACAAAAAAAGACTGCTCCATGTAGAGCACATTGAACTTCTGAGTGGTTGGCATCAGGTACTCAAAGAAAACTTACCTATGCTGGGACAGTTGTTTTATGTTCGTTACAGCACTATGAAAGCGGAACATCCAGCTCGGAGAAAATGGACTTATAATCATCAATTGTTTGGATTTCCCCTAATGGGCGCATTATCGCGATTACATCGTCTCATTGATGTATTTGGTCAGGTAGTAACAGTGAATTGTCATCAGCGATATTGGGAAACAGAGGAGGAATATTATCAAGGTTGTCTTTGTACAACCCAATTATGTTTTGCCGATGGTTTGTTAGCTCAGGTTATTTATGGCAAAGGTGAAACTATATGGCAATCAGAACGGAAATTAGAAGTCAGTGCTGAAAACGGGGGTTTGATTCTGGATGGGGATAAAGGAATTTTTATAGGATCGGAAGACACAAGGTCAATAGAAATTGCTAATCGTCAGGGATTATTTGCTAGGGATACTAAAATAGTTTTAGATCATATTTTTCATGGTTCCCCTTTATATGTAACTGCAGAACAAAGTTTATACACTTTAAAAATTGCAGATGCAGCTCGTAGAGCAGCTGAGACCGGATTAACAATATTTTTGGATCAAGATTAG
- a CDS encoding O-acetylhomoserine aminocarboxypropyltransferase/cysteine synthase family protein, with amino-acid sequence MSEKYRFETLQIHAGQEPAPGTNARAVPIYQTTSYVFNDTEHGARLFALQEFGNIYTRIMNPTTDVFEKRIAALEGGVAALATSSGQAAQFLAISTIAQAGENIVSTSFLYGGTYNQFKVALPRLGINVKFVEGDEVENFRRAIDNQTKALYVETIGNPQFNIPDFTSLAEIAHEHGIPLIVDNTFGAAGYIARPIEYGADIVVESATKWIGGHGNSIGGVIIDSGKFDWGRGKFPIFTDPSPGYHGLNFQEIFGPGSPFGNIAFIIRARVEGLRDFGPSLSPFNAFLLLQGLETLSLRVDRHLHNALELAEWLEKQPQVEWVNYPGLPNHPYHERAKKYLKHGFGGVLNFGIKGGLEAGKNFINRLKLASHLANVGDAKTLVIHPASTTHQQLSDLEQLSAGVTPDLIRVSVGIEHIEDIKEDFAQAFV; translated from the coding sequence ATGTCAGAGAAATATAGATTTGAAACCTTACAAATTCATGCTGGACAGGAACCAGCTCCAGGAACTAATGCCCGTGCGGTTCCCATTTACCAAACCACATCTTATGTATTTAATGATACAGAGCATGGGGCCAGATTGTTTGCCTTACAGGAATTTGGCAATATTTACACTCGGATTATGAATCCGACAACAGATGTATTTGAAAAGAGGATTGCTGCTTTAGAAGGAGGTGTAGCAGCTTTAGCCACTTCCAGTGGTCAAGCAGCACAGTTTTTAGCTATTAGCACCATTGCCCAAGCGGGGGAAAACATAGTTTCCACCAGCTTTTTATACGGAGGAACCTATAACCAATTTAAAGTTGCCTTACCGCGTTTAGGAATAAATGTCAAATTTGTAGAGGGAGATGAGGTAGAAAATTTTCGTCGGGCAATTGACAATCAGACGAAAGCATTGTATGTGGAAACCATTGGCAACCCACAATTCAACATACCGGATTTTACATCTCTGGCGGAAATTGCCCATGAGCATGGCATACCCCTAATAGTTGATAACACCTTTGGAGCTGCGGGATACATAGCCAGACCCATTGAATATGGAGCGGATATTGTAGTTGAATCAGCAACTAAATGGATAGGTGGTCATGGTAATTCCATAGGGGGTGTAATTATTGACTCCGGGAAATTTGATTGGGGTAGGGGCAAATTCCCCATTTTTACCGATCCATCACCGGGTTATCATGGGCTGAATTTTCAAGAAATATTTGGCCCTGGTAGTCCTTTTGGTAATATAGCCTTTATTATTCGGGCCAGGGTCGAAGGACTAAGAGACTTTGGTCCTAGTTTAAGTCCATTTAATGCTTTTTTGTTATTACAGGGACTAGAAACATTGTCATTGCGTGTAGATCGTCATCTGCACAATGCCCTAGAACTAGCTGAGTGGTTAGAGAAACAACCGCAGGTAGAATGGGTCAACTATCCAGGACTACCTAATCATCCCTATCACGAGCGAGCCAAGAAATATTTAAAACATGGATTTGGCGGAGTATTAAACTTTGGCATAAAAGGTGGACTGGAAGCAGGCAAAAATTTTATTAATCGGCTGAAATTAGCTAGCCATCTGGCCAATGTTGGGGATGCCAAGACCCTAGTTATTCATCCTGCTTCCACAACCCACCAGCAACTTAGTGACCTTGAACAACTTTCAGCTGGTGTCACCCCAGACTTAATTCGGGTATCTGTAGGAATTGAACATATTGAAGATATTAAAGAAGACTTTGCTCAAGCATTTGTATGA
- a CDS encoding ARC6/PARC6 family protein, translating into MLKKMIFYSTCLSLLGCQGLTLPTPKGTGILNLGSPGCSDKPTVSLNAKNVEKITFNQGRISKSNQVSVEQHVGYTFAAIAGDKLSYSTDSDVCIWVFTPDTEIVKGKDLLKTGQYTIQVGAPQGVKNFNLEVGLGDLQTNISPTTESTPTINLDAKENNLQPEHDISQEDAVELVKQWYAAKPQIFASPFDTNLVDQLATGKMHNFTTKADGPVEWLRQNGAYYEYISSEIKRVVNFSNSGKRPYIRVRVREERYLHSRYGIDRAKSGKFTRNLTYFFEKENTRWKISEVYPAWQ; encoded by the coding sequence ATGTTGAAGAAAATGATTTTTTACTCCACCTGTCTATCACTTCTGGGTTGTCAAGGATTGACACTCCCCACCCCTAAAGGGACGGGGATTCTTAATTTAGGTTCACCTGGTTGTTCTGATAAACCGACAGTTTCATTAAATGCCAAAAATGTTGAAAAAATCACATTCAATCAGGGTAGAATTAGTAAATCTAACCAGGTAAGTGTGGAGCAACATGTGGGGTACACCTTTGCAGCAATAGCAGGGGATAAATTGAGTTACAGTACGGATAGTGATGTTTGTATTTGGGTATTTACTCCAGACACTGAAATTGTTAAAGGGAAAGATTTGCTTAAAACTGGTCAATACACCATACAGGTGGGTGCACCACAAGGGGTGAAAAATTTTAATTTAGAAGTGGGTTTGGGAGATTTACAGACTAACATTAGTCCCACCACTGAATCGACTCCCACAATAAACTTAGATGCAAAAGAGAATAATTTACAGCCAGAACATGATATTTCTCAAGAAGATGCTGTGGAACTGGTTAAACAATGGTACGCGGCAAAACCTCAAATATTTGCATCACCCTTTGATACCAATTTAGTAGATCAATTAGCAACGGGCAAAATGCACAATTTTACAACTAAAGCTGATGGACCAGTGGAGTGGTTAAGACAAAATGGAGCATATTATGAATATATTTCTTCAGAAATAAAAAGAGTGGTTAATTTTTCAAATTCCGGGAAACGTCCTTATATTAGGGTTAGAGTAAGGGAGGAGAGATATTTACACAGTAGGTATGGGATTGATAGGGCAAAATCGGGAAAGTTCACTAGAAATCTAACTTATTTTTTTGAAAAAGAAAACACAAGGTGGAAAATCTCTGAGGTCTATCCTGCTTGGCAATAG
- the metX gene encoding homoserine O-acetyltransferase MetX, translated as MNYHHLISPQTQYYHLHKPYALEKGEVLQKVQLAYRTWGKLNSEGDNGILICHALTGSADADTWWKDLLGANKALDTNKYFIVCSNVLGSCYGTTGSMSINPHTGFAYGATFPEITIRDMVHLQAHLVAYLGIKSLALVIGGSLGGMQVLEWALQYPHIVRAIAPMATSGRHSAWCIGLSEAQRQAIYADPNWQGGNYTLEKAPKQGLAIARMMAMSSYRSWQSFSERFARNWDEETGQFVIAKYLKYHGQRLIERFDANTYITLTKAMDNHDITQGGNYELTLQSIKQPTMIIAISSDILYPPREQEEIANLIPNSQLVYLKSIYGHDAFLTDSIEVNKLVINFLHQL; from the coding sequence ATGAACTATCACCACCTAATTTCCCCACAAACCCAATATTATCATCTACATAAACCCTATGCACTGGAAAAAGGAGAAGTATTACAAAAAGTTCAGTTAGCATATCGCACCTGGGGAAAACTAAACTCAGAAGGTGATAATGGTATTCTCATCTGTCACGCCTTAACAGGTTCAGCTGATGCAGATACTTGGTGGAAAGATTTATTAGGTGCAAATAAAGCGTTAGACACCAACAAATACTTTATTGTATGCAGTAATGTATTAGGTAGTTGTTATGGCACTACAGGTTCAATGAGCATTAATCCCCATACAGGATTTGCCTATGGTGCCACATTTCCAGAGATTACAATCAGGGATATGGTCCACTTGCAAGCCCATTTAGTCGCATACTTAGGAATTAAATCCCTAGCCTTAGTAATTGGTGGATCCCTAGGGGGAATGCAAGTCTTAGAGTGGGCACTACAATATCCACATATAGTAAGGGCGATCGCACCTATGGCCACTTCTGGTAGACACTCAGCCTGGTGTATTGGTTTAAGCGAAGCTCAGAGACAAGCTATATATGCTGATCCTAATTGGCAAGGAGGCAATTACACCCTAGAAAAAGCTCCCAAACAGGGATTAGCCATAGCCCGAATGATGGCCATGAGTAGCTATAGGTCATGGCAGAGCTTTAGCGAAAGATTTGCCAGAAACTGGGATGAAGAAACAGGCCAATTTGTCATAGCCAAATACTTAAAATATCATGGTCAAAGATTAATAGAGAGATTTGATGCCAACACCTATATTACCTTAACTAAAGCAATGGATAACCATGACATTACCCAGGGGGGGAATTACGAATTAACCCTGCAAAGCATCAAACAACCTACCATGATTATTGCCATTAGCTCCGATATATTATATCCCCCAAGAGAGCAAGAAGAAATAGCAAATTTAATTCCCAACAGTCAACTAGTATATTTAAAATCCATTTACGGTCATGATGCTTTCCTTACTGACTCAATAGAAGTCAATAAACTAGTAATTAACTTCCTACACCAACTTTAG